The sequence TTTGGGACTCCGCTCTCTTCCGAAAACCTTCTTATTCCGTGCCCGCCTTCGCTGGGCCGCTCCATTCTCAACTCAAAATCGGGCCGCCTCCGCCAAATCGCTGAGACGGCTTCACTTGAACTCTAGCACAAGTCCCCCGCTTCCCCGTCTAGCTTTTTTCTAGTTCACAAACCGACGCAGGCGGACGTTGATGATGAGCCCGAACCCAATCATCGTGGCGAGCATGGAGGAACCCCCGTAGCTCATCAAAGGCAAGGGAAACCCCTTGATGGGAACGAGTCCGGCCACCATAGCGAGATTGTAGAGCGTCTGGAAGGCGAACATGGAAAGCACGCCGAACACGACGTGGATTCCCAGGCGGTCCCGCGCGCGGCGTGCGGTATCAAGACACCTCAGCGTGATTACGAAATACAGGATCATTACGGCGGCCACGCCCACGAAGCCGAACTCCTCGGCGAGAACCGCGAAAACGAAGTCGGTATGCGGCGTGGGAAGAAACTGGAGCTGACTCTGCGTGCCCGCAAGCCAGCCTTTGCCCGAAAAGCCCCCCGCGCCGACGGCGATGGTTGACTGGATGCTTTGATAGCCGGCCCCCCGAGGGTCCCTGCCGGGGTCGAGAAAGGCGTAGACGCGCTCCTTCTGGTACTCCTTCAGTACGAATGCCCACGCCAGCGGAATCAGGAGCACCACGAACAGGGCCCCCACGAGGAGGAGCTTGGCCCGCACCCCGGCGAGAAGGGCCATGCTCACGAAGACGACGCCGATCGTCGCCGCCGTTCCGAGGTCAGGCTGAAGGGCGATCAGCACAATGGGAACGCCAGCAAAGAAGCCGGAGGTGACGACTTCGGAGGCCCGGAGGCAGTCGCCGCGCACTCCGGCGAAATACTTGGCGAGAAACAATACGACGGCAATCTTCGCCAGCTCGCCCGGCTGAAAGGTACCGACTCCGAGCTCGAGCCATCGGCTCGTGCCGGCTCGGAGCCCGCCGAAAATGACGAGGTAGAGGAGCAACCCCGAGACGGCCAAATAGAGCACCTCGGCCCGGTCCACGATGGTGTGATAGTCGATGAACATGACGAGGAGAAGGAGCACCATTCCGATGAGAAGTCTCGCGATCTGAGCCTGGTAGAGGTCGGGAGTGGACCCGGCATGGGTGACGCTGTAGATGATGAGCAACCCGATCGTAGACGCGACGACTAGGCCGAGGATGATCAGCCAGTCAACGGATTGCCATTGTCGTTTGTCGAGCACGTTCCAGCTTTCGCTCCTGCTTCTTCTCGAAATACGCCTGGAAGATGTCTCGGGCGATCGGCGCCGCGGCCGCGCCTCCTCCCCCTCCATGCTCGACGAGAACGGCGATCGCGATCTCGGGATTCACCCTCGGGGCATAGCCGATGAACCAGGCGTGGTTCCTCAAGTGCTCGGGACGCCTGGCGTCGACGCTCTCTTCGATTCGGCCGCGCGCGGCGATCTGCGCGGTCCCGGTCTTACCGGCAACGACAACGTCCTGGAGTCGGGCCCGACCCGCCGTCCCATACTGCACCGCCCGGAACATCCCTTCCTGGAGGGCGCGCCAGGTATCCGGCCGAAGGCCGACTTTCCGCGACGGAGGCGAGATGACCGAATCAGCGTAGCTTTCGGGCATGACGCCAGCCGGCAGTTTCCGCAGGAAGAGATGCGGCCGATACAGGTCACCCGAGGTACCGACCGTGGCCGCGAGGCGCGCCATCTGGGTCGCGGTTACGAGCACCGACCCCTGGCCGACGGCAACCGAGACCGTCTCGCCGGCATACCAGGGCTCGTTTCGCGCACGTTTCTTCCACTCGGGATCGGGCACGAGCCCGTCGACCTCGTGAGGGAGGTCCAGCCCGGTTCGGGCACCGAGGCCGAACTGCTTGGCGTAGCGAGCGATCGTCTCGATGGGCAGCTGCGCACCGAGTTGAAAGAAGTAACTGTTGCAGGACATCGCCAAGGCGTCTTTCAGATTGAGGCTGCCATGTCCGCCCCCGCGATGGCAGTGAAACGTATTTCCGTAGAGGCGTACGGACCCGCTGCAATACTTGTGCGTTTCCGGGCTCACGATCTCCTGCTCGAGAGCGGCCGCGGCAACGACCAGCTTGAAGGTCGAGCCGGGAGCGTAGCGACCCTGGATGGGTCGGTTCGACAATGGGTGCGACGAGTCATCGACCAGAGCCAACCACTCGCCACGATTGAAACTACCCGAGAAAGCATTGGGATCATAGGACGGCGAGCTGGCGAGCACGAGCACCTCGCCACTACGGGTATCGAGCGCCACGGCAGCCCCACCCAGATCGGCAAAGGCGGTCTCGGCGATCTCCTGCAGCTCCATGTCGATCGAGAGCTGGACGGACTCGCCCCAGATCGGAGGCACCTGCTCGAGTAGGCGCTCGCGCCGCCCCAGGCTATTGACCACGACCCGTTGAACGCCGTTACGTCCCATCAACATACCGTTGTAGACGCGCTCGATCCCCGACTGCCCCACGTAGTCGTTACGCTCGGCACCGGAGAAGAAGTCCTGTCCGAGCTGCTCTTCCGAGATACGTCCGACGTGGCCGATCACGTGCGCAGCGACCGGGCCGGCGGGATAGTAACGCCGCGGGACGAACTGAATATGGGCCCCAGGAAGCTCGAGCTGACGGGCTTCGATACGGGCGACGTCCTCGAGCGGGATGTCTTCTTTGACGATGGTCGGACCCATACGGGCCTGCTCGAGGTACGCTTCGTCCGACTCGGCGTCCTCACCGAGCTCCACCAGCTCGCGAAGCGATTTCAGCGTACGGGGATGATCCCCCTCCAGCATCAGGTTGAACGATGGCCGGTTCTCCGCAATGATGCGCCCGTTCCGGTCGAGGATCAGCCCTCGAGGAGCCGCCTCGGACAAAGTGCGAACGTGATTCGCTCGAGCGAGTCGCTCGTAAGTCGGCGAACGTACCACCTGGAGCTGCCAAAAGCGCAGGACCAAGACTCCGAAGGCGATCATGATCGCGACGCGCCACCAAGCGAGGCGCGATCGAAGCGCTCTGAGATCCTCATAGATGTTCATTCGTGTCGCGTCGGGGTGCTCGAAACCGGTGACGATGCCTACGCCAGCTCTCCCCGCTCCGGGCGATCGATAACCCTAATGAGCATCATACCAGCGATGATGTTACCGATACAGAGGTAGATCGGGCGGAGGCCCTCTCCGAGCACCCGTGGCTCCTCGATGGCAGCGCCCAGAGCGGCAAGGATGGCGAGATCGAGCCCGGACGCGAGCAGGAAGAAGAGAACACGGGAAGACCATCCACGGATGATGAGGTGGTGGCCGGCTATCCCCGCGACGTAGCCCAGGGTGGTCTTGGAGATGCCATTGATGCCGAGGTGCCCTCCGGAGAACACGTCTTGAACGAGCCCCGCCGCCATCCCGGTCAACATCCCGAACATTCGTCCCTGCACGAGTCCGAAGCCCGCGGAGATTACGGTAAACAGATCGACATAGCCATCCAGGGCCGGCAGGTATCGGCCGAGCACTGACTGGAACAGAAACGCGGCCAGAATGGCCAGCGCCGCATCCAGGATCCTCACTCGACCCGCTCGGTCATCTCGGCCTCACCCAAAGGCGGCAGTATGAAGACCTCCTCGACGCGACCGAGATTGGCAGCGGGCTCGACGGTGACGAGCTTGAACAGTCGAGGACCGTTCCGCACCGAGGACACCCGCCCAACGGCGATGCCTTTGGGATAGATACCATCCATGCCCGAAGTCACGATGGCATCGCCCTCGACGACGTCCTCGAGGTTGCTCACGTAGTTCAACGTGAGACCGGTTGGGCTCCGCTCGTCTCCGCTTCCCGTCACCATCCCCCGGATTCGGGTGCGCGATAGCAGCGCGCCGACGGAGCAATCCCGGTCGGTGAGCAATTGCACTTGCGCGACCTGTTCACCGACCGAGATGATTCGACCGA is a genomic window of Vicinamibacteria bacterium containing:
- the mrdA gene encoding penicillin-binding protein 2, whose product is MNIYEDLRALRSRLAWWRVAIMIAFGVLVLRFWQLQVVRSPTYERLARANHVRTLSEAAPRGLILDRNGRIIAENRPSFNLMLEGDHPRTLKSLRELVELGEDAESDEAYLEQARMGPTIVKEDIPLEDVARIEARQLELPGAHIQFVPRRYYPAGPVAAHVIGHVGRISEEQLGQDFFSGAERNDYVGQSGIERVYNGMLMGRNGVQRVVVNSLGRRERLLEQVPPIWGESVQLSIDMELQEIAETAFADLGGAAVALDTRSGEVLVLASSPSYDPNAFSGSFNRGEWLALVDDSSHPLSNRPIQGRYAPGSTFKLVVAAAALEQEIVSPETHKYCSGSVRLYGNTFHCHRGGGHGSLNLKDALAMSCNSYFFQLGAQLPIETIARYAKQFGLGARTGLDLPHEVDGLVPDPEWKKRARNEPWYAGETVSVAVGQGSVLVTATQMARLAATVGTSGDLYRPHLFLRKLPAGVMPESYADSVISPPSRKVGLRPDTWRALQEGMFRAVQYGTAGRARLQDVVVAGKTGTAQIAARGRIEESVDARRPEHLRNHAWFIGYAPRVNPEIAIAVLVEHGGGGGAAAAPIARDIFQAYFEKKQERKLERARQTTMAIR
- the rodA gene encoding rod shape-determining protein RodA gives rise to the protein MLDKRQWQSVDWLIILGLVVASTIGLLIIYSVTHAGSTPDLYQAQIARLLIGMVLLLLVMFIDYHTIVDRAEVLYLAVSGLLLYLVIFGGLRAGTSRWLELGVGTFQPGELAKIAVVLFLAKYFAGVRGDCLRASEVVTSGFFAGVPIVLIALQPDLGTAATIGVVFVSMALLAGVRAKLLLVGALFVVLLIPLAWAFVLKEYQKERVYAFLDPGRDPRGAGYQSIQSTIAVGAGGFSGKGWLAGTQSQLQFLPTPHTDFVFAVLAEEFGFVGVAAVMILYFVITLRCLDTARRARDRLGIHVVFGVLSMFAFQTLYNLAMVAGLVPIKGFPLPLMSYGGSSMLATMIGFGLIINVRLRRFVN